In Chryseobacterium gleum, a single genomic region encodes these proteins:
- a CDS encoding DUF5715 family protein, translating into MRKFLCVVFVPFIYSLHYSQAAKKAFPCYDLATVLKVEPTPLYKSHLDASKSFGLKLLKDSKTVQKYINSGKFHKIKKSGKGYQVQRLDYSRPYMVTKAKTTLEKIGSKFSKDTKGGTFTVSSITRTLEDQCRLRRVNSNASLGISSHNYGNSFDISYIRFNNVLKYNPKMEIALEKVLKYYEKAGRIYYIKEKQQSCYHITVKNY; encoded by the coding sequence ATGAGAAAGTTTTTATGTGTGGTCTTTGTACCTTTTATTTATAGTTTACATTATTCGCAGGCAGCAAAAAAAGCTTTTCCCTGCTATGATCTTGCCACTGTATTGAAAGTTGAACCTACACCGCTTTATAAATCTCACCTCGATGCTTCTAAGAGTTTTGGGCTAAAGCTGCTGAAAGACTCCAAAACAGTACAGAAATATATCAACAGCGGTAAATTCCACAAAATAAAAAAGTCAGGAAAAGGGTATCAGGTTCAGAGACTTGATTACAGCAGGCCTTATATGGTAACCAAAGCAAAAACCACCCTGGAAAAAATAGGATCTAAGTTCAGTAAGGATACAAAAGGCGGTACATTTACTGTTTCATCCATTACCAGGACTCTTGAAGACCAATGCAGGCTGAGAAGAGTGAATTCCAATGCCTCACTTGGGATTAGTTCTCACAATTACGGCAATTCCTTTGATATTTCTTACATAAGATTCAACAACGTTCTGAAATACAATCCAAAAATGGAAATAGCGCTGGAGAAAGTTTTAAAATATTATGAAAAGGCCGGTAGAATATATTATATTAAAGAAAAACAGCAGAGCTGTTATCATATTACTGTGAAAAATTATTAA
- the aqpZ gene encoding aquaporin Z, with product MKKLFAEFFGTFWLVFGGCGSAVFAAGVPDIGIGLLGVALAFGLTVLTMAYAVGHISGGHFNPAVSFGLLAGGRFPAKDLIPYIVAQCLGAIVAAGCLYTILNGAGAVEFSKPGDFATNFYGEAVYNGKAFSMGAAFLAEFLLTAFFLIVIMGATDKWANGKFAGLAIGLALTLIHLISIPITNTSVNPARSLSQAVFVGGIAMSQLWLFWVAPILGGIVGGLIYKFLLQRDTAEITD from the coding sequence ATAAAAAAACTTTTCGCTGAATTTTTCGGCACATTTTGGCTTGTTTTCGGAGGTTGTGGAAGCGCTGTTTTTGCAGCCGGTGTTCCAGATATTGGCATCGGACTTTTAGGAGTTGCTTTAGCCTTCGGTCTTACTGTTCTTACCATGGCTTACGCTGTAGGACATATCTCAGGAGGACATTTTAACCCGGCTGTTTCTTTCGGACTTTTAGCAGGCGGAAGATTTCCGGCAAAAGATCTTATTCCTTACATTGTAGCCCAATGTCTGGGAGCGATTGTAGCAGCAGGATGTCTGTATACGATCCTTAACGGAGCCGGAGCGGTAGAATTCTCGAAACCCGGAGATTTCGCCACGAACTTTTACGGTGAGGCTGTTTACAATGGAAAGGCTTTCAGCATGGGGGCAGCTTTCCTGGCTGAGTTTTTATTAACAGCATTTTTCCTTATTGTGATTATGGGCGCTACAGACAAATGGGCTAACGGTAAATTTGCCGGTCTTGCCATTGGTCTTGCTCTTACTTTGATCCACCTGATTTCCATCCCGATTACGAATACTTCTGTGAACCCTGCGAGATCACTTTCTCAGGCAGTTTTTGTGGGAGGAATTGCCATGTCGCAGCTTTGGCTGTTCTGGGTTGCTCCTATTTTGGGAGGAATTGTAGGAGGATTAATTTATAAGTTCCTACTTCAGAGAGACACAGCTGAAATTACAGATTAA
- a CDS encoding UDP-2,3-diacylglucosamine diphosphatase produces MLKTTINLEPGKKVYFASDQHFGAPTPKESKLREERFIRWMDEIKEDAQVLFLMGDLFDFWHEWKHVIPKGYVRVLGKIAELKDRGIHIYFFVGNHDLWMKDYLEEEIGCTVFYQKQYFEMGGKQFLLAHGDGLGPGDKGYKRMKKLFTNPVAQWFFKWLHPDIAMKIALYLSQKNKMISGEEDKAFLGEDKEFLIIYSKEKLKTQKIDYFIYGHRHLPMVLDLEPGAKYINLGDWISYFTYGVFEKDFELKTFENKTKKLPLKRGNFRTGGKPTLVFNPYSG; encoded by the coding sequence GTGTTAAAAACAACAATTAACTTAGAACCTGGAAAAAAAGTATATTTCGCTTCAGATCAGCATTTTGGTGCTCCTACGCCAAAGGAAAGTAAGTTGCGCGAGGAGCGGTTTATACGCTGGATGGACGAGATCAAAGAAGATGCTCAGGTTTTATTTTTAATGGGTGACCTTTTTGATTTCTGGCATGAATGGAAACATGTAATTCCAAAAGGATATGTCCGTGTTCTGGGTAAAATTGCGGAACTTAAAGACAGAGGAATTCATATTTATTTCTTTGTAGGGAATCATGATCTGTGGATGAAAGATTATCTGGAAGAAGAAATTGGCTGCACGGTATTCTATCAGAAACAATATTTTGAAATGGGAGGAAAGCAGTTTTTGCTGGCTCATGGAGATGGTCTGGGACCGGGTGATAAAGGATATAAAAGAATGAAGAAGTTATTCACGAATCCCGTAGCACAATGGTTTTTCAAATGGCTTCATCCTGATATTGCAATGAAGATCGCATTATACCTTTCTCAAAAAAATAAAATGATCTCTGGAGAAGAAGACAAAGCATTTCTCGGAGAAGATAAAGAGTTCTTGATTATTTATTCCAAAGAAAAGCTGAAGACGCAGAAGATTGATTACTTTATCTACGGACACAGACATCTGCCTATGGTGCTGGATCTGGAACCGGGTGCAAAATATATCAATCTCGGAGACTGGATTTCCTATTTTACCTATGGAGTATTTGAAAAGGATTTTGAACTGAAAACTTTTGAAAATAAAACAAAAAAATTACCTCTAAAAAGAGGTAACTTTCGAACGGGTGGAAAACCCACTCTTGTTTTTAATCCATATTCCGGATAA
- a CDS encoding 6-pyruvoyl trahydropterin synthase family protein: MIRITKIFTFETAHVLYNYDGKCKNMHGHSYKLFVTVKGKPINDIDNPKNGMVVDFGDIKSIVKSEIVDVWDHAVLVNALSPHKELGDDLEQKGHKVIYCSFQPTCENMLYAIAAKIKSKLPEGISLAYLKLHETENSYGEWFAEDNQ, encoded by the coding sequence ATGATACGTATTACAAAAATTTTTACATTCGAAACGGCCCACGTACTTTACAACTACGATGGGAAGTGTAAAAATATGCATGGACATTCCTATAAGCTGTTTGTGACAGTAAAAGGAAAACCGATTAATGATATTGATAACCCTAAAAACGGGATGGTAGTTGATTTCGGAGATATCAAGAGTATCGTAAAATCTGAGATCGTAGATGTGTGGGACCATGCGGTTCTTGTCAATGCACTTTCTCCACACAAAGAATTGGGAGATGATCTGGAGCAGAAAGGACATAAAGTCATCTATTGCAGTTTCCAGCCAACCTGTGAGAATATGTTGTACGCGATCGCCGCTAAAATCAAATCAAAACTTCCTGAAGGAATTTCTTTAGCTTATCTTAAACTTCATGAGACGGAAAACTCTTATGGAGAATGGTTTGCTGAAGATAATCAATAA
- a CDS encoding acyl-CoA thioesterase gives MNLMYEKQIKVTKDHIDQNNHVNNVQYVHWVEEAAAEHWDLLKHKTEYANDVWMLLDHHIQYKKQVYLNDVITVRTYPLAPEGAKQPRKVEFYCNDELVVDSRTLWILFDPVTQKIKRLESDWLEKFFN, from the coding sequence ATGAATTTAATGTACGAAAAACAGATAAAGGTAACTAAGGATCATATCGACCAGAATAATCATGTTAATAATGTACAGTATGTGCACTGGGTGGAAGAAGCAGCTGCAGAGCACTGGGATCTGTTAAAACATAAAACAGAGTATGCCAATGATGTCTGGATGCTTCTGGATCACCATATCCAATATAAAAAACAGGTTTATCTGAATGATGTCATTACAGTAAGAACCTATCCTCTGGCCCCTGAAGGAGCCAAACAGCCGAGAAAAGTAGAATTTTACTGCAATGATGAGCTTGTGGTAGATTCAAGGACCCTTTGGATTCTGTTTGATCCTGTAACCCAAAAGATAAAACGTCTTGAAAGCGACTGGCTGGAGAAGTTTTTCAATTAG
- a CDS encoding OmpH family outer membrane protein: MNLIKVLFITLGLTLTANAAKAQQKIGSVNTDDIFASLPEVKTISATVDNLTKTKQTEIEKLIGDYQTKLKAAQDKEKTLSEANKEAVTKELIAAQTELQGLGKKIEDSRAQAAKDISAKQNELFTPLQQKVKEAIAAAAKERGINYVFDIASQETNNLVYNDGSEDITALVKSKLGASATTAKPTGKSK; this comes from the coding sequence ATGAATTTAATCAAAGTACTTTTTATTACATTAGGATTAACACTTACTGCAAATGCTGCAAAAGCCCAACAAAAAATTGGAAGCGTGAATACTGATGACATTTTTGCAAGTTTACCCGAAGTAAAAACAATAAGTGCAACTGTGGATAACCTGACAAAAACAAAACAGACTGAAATTGAAAAACTGATTGGAGATTATCAGACTAAGCTGAAAGCAGCGCAGGATAAAGAAAAAACTCTTAGCGAAGCCAACAAAGAAGCAGTCACTAAAGAATTAATCGCTGCACAGACTGAATTACAGGGTCTTGGTAAAAAGATAGAAGATTCGAGAGCTCAGGCTGCTAAAGATATTTCTGCAAAACAAAACGAATTGTTTACGCCATTGCAGCAAAAAGTAAAAGAGGCTATTGCTGCTGCCGCTAAAGAAAGAGGTATCAATTATGTTTTTGATATTGCATCTCAGGAAACCAATAACCTTGTTTACAACGACGGAAGTGAAGATATCACGGCGCTTGTGAAAAGTAAACTGGGAGCTTCCGCAACAACCGCCAAGCCAACAGGGAAATCCAAATAA
- the aceA gene encoding isocitrate lyase — protein MKTRQEQIQAIEQDWLTNPRWNGIKRPYTAEEVLKLRGSYTIDYTIATEMSKKFWNKLNSQDYVAGLGALTGNQAVQEVDAGLEAIYLSGWQVAADANLSGEMYPDQSLYPANSVPAVVKKINNALLRADQVQSVNGTDNKEYLVPIIADAEAGFGGNLNAFELMKQMIEAGAAAVHFEDQLSSAKKCGHLGGKVLVPTQEAVNKLIAARLAADVLGVPSLIIARTDADAADLLTSDIDDRDKKFVTGERTSEGFYVVRNGVEQGIDRGLSYAPYADLIWMETSNPDLEQARRFAEGIHAKFPGKMLAYNCSPSFNWAAKLSVEEMSTFREELAKMGYKFQFITLAGFHALNTAMFELALAYKERGMAGYSELQEREFALQQKGFRAVKHQSFVGTGYFDEVQNIVTNGSSATVAMKDSTETAQFH, from the coding sequence ATGAAAACAAGACAAGAACAAATCCAGGCTATTGAGCAAGATTGGCTGACAAATCCACGCTGGAATGGTATCAAAAGACCGTATACAGCAGAAGAAGTTCTGAAACTTCGCGGTTCTTATACCATAGATTATACCATTGCGACAGAAATGTCAAAAAAATTCTGGAATAAACTAAATAGCCAGGACTATGTGGCAGGGCTTGGTGCATTAACCGGTAATCAGGCAGTGCAGGAAGTAGATGCCGGACTGGAAGCAATATATCTTTCAGGATGGCAGGTAGCGGCAGATGCTAACTTATCAGGGGAAATGTACCCGGATCAATCACTATATCCGGCTAATTCAGTACCTGCTGTAGTAAAGAAAATTAATAATGCTCTCTTAAGGGCAGATCAGGTACAGTCTGTAAACGGAACCGATAATAAAGAATATTTAGTGCCCATCATTGCAGATGCAGAAGCAGGTTTTGGAGGTAATCTGAATGCTTTTGAGCTGATGAAACAAATGATTGAAGCGGGAGCAGCTGCTGTACATTTTGAAGACCAGCTTTCCTCTGCAAAAAAATGCGGACACTTAGGTGGAAAAGTACTGGTTCCTACTCAAGAAGCTGTCAATAAACTGATTGCAGCGCGCCTGGCTGCCGATGTATTGGGAGTTCCAAGCCTTATTATTGCAAGAACAGATGCTGACGCTGCAGATTTACTGACGTCAGATATTGATGACAGAGATAAAAAATTCGTAACAGGAGAAAGAACTTCAGAAGGATTTTATGTTGTAAGAAACGGAGTAGAACAGGGAATCGACAGAGGTTTGTCTTATGCCCCTTACGCAGACCTGATCTGGATGGAAACCTCAAACCCTGATCTGGAACAGGCAAGAAGATTTGCAGAAGGAATTCATGCGAAATTCCCTGGAAAGATGCTTGCTTATAATTGCTCTCCTTCCTTTAACTGGGCGGCAAAGCTGAGTGTGGAGGAAATGTCTACCTTCCGTGAGGAACTTGCCAAGATGGGATATAAATTCCAGTTTATTACTTTGGCAGGATTCCATGCTTTGAATACTGCGATGTTTGAACTGGCTCTAGCCTATAAAGAAAGAGGAATGGCAGGATATTCAGAACTTCAGGAACGGGAGTTTGCCTTACAGCAGAAAGGATTCAGAGCGGTGAAACATCAGTCTTTTGTAGGAACCGGGTATTTCGATGAAGTACAGAATATTGTTACAAACGGCTCTTCAGCTACAGTTGCGATGAAGGATTCTACAGAAACTGCACAATTCCATTAG
- the aceB gene encoding malate synthase A yields the protein METKTQLEIKAQKQFEAVFTPDLVDFLIVLHQNFNHKRLELLEERKKTQQKFDNGNLPEFLKETEAIRNGNWVCAPLPEDLQDRRVEITGPVDRKMIINALNSGASTFMADFEDSSSPVWENCIQGQINLSDAINRTIDFVNEKGKAYTLNDRTAVLQVRPRGLHLPEKHIEINGEKASGSLIDFGIYFFRNAKVLLENGSGPYFYLPKLEHYKEARWWNDVFVFAQNYLGIQEGTIKATVLIETITASFQIDEILFELKEHSAGLNCGRWDYIFSYIKKFRNLPEFIVPDRDQVTMTSPFMSAYSKRVIEVCHKRNVHAIGGMAAQIPVKDDEEANKKAFEKVKNDKEREVKNGHDGTWVAHPALVAVAKEVFDQYMPSRNQIDKKFEYHITESNLLEIPKGDITEKGVRKNINVGILYLESWLMGTGAAAIYNLMEDAATAEISRTQIWQWLKNEAVLSDDRTLTRSMILQWEKEEMDNIEKYVGETRFQNGKFNLAKELFNELIFCEKFEEFLTLKAYPFI from the coding sequence ATGGAAACCAAGACTCAGTTAGAAATAAAGGCTCAGAAGCAGTTTGAAGCAGTTTTTACTCCGGATCTGGTAGATTTTCTGATTGTGCTTCATCAGAATTTCAATCATAAAAGATTAGAGCTTTTAGAAGAAAGAAAAAAAACACAGCAGAAATTTGATAACGGTAACCTTCCTGAATTTTTAAAAGAGACAGAAGCTATCCGAAACGGAAACTGGGTGTGTGCACCGCTGCCGGAAGATTTGCAGGACAGGAGAGTAGAAATTACCGGACCTGTTGATCGTAAGATGATTATTAATGCCTTGAATTCCGGAGCGTCTACCTTTATGGCTGACTTTGAAGATAGCAGCTCGCCGGTGTGGGAAAACTGCATTCAGGGACAGATTAATCTTTCTGATGCCATTAACAGAACCATTGATTTTGTCAACGAAAAAGGAAAAGCATATACCCTTAATGACAGAACTGCTGTTTTGCAGGTTCGTCCCCGCGGCCTTCATCTTCCGGAAAAACATATTGAAATTAATGGAGAGAAAGCTTCCGGCTCCCTGATTGATTTTGGAATCTATTTTTTCAGAAATGCAAAAGTGCTTTTAGAAAATGGAAGCGGTCCTTATTTCTATCTTCCGAAACTGGAACATTATAAAGAAGCCCGCTGGTGGAATGATGTTTTTGTTTTTGCCCAAAATTATCTGGGGATTCAGGAAGGAACGATCAAGGCTACGGTTTTAATAGAAACCATTACCGCCTCATTTCAGATTGATGAAATTTTATTTGAATTAAAAGAACACAGTGCCGGCCTTAATTGTGGCAGATGGGATTATATTTTCTCCTATATCAAAAAGTTCAGAAACCTGCCGGAATTTATCGTTCCGGACAGAGATCAGGTGACCATGACTTCACCTTTCATGAGTGCCTATTCAAAAAGAGTCATTGAAGTCTGTCACAAAAGAAACGTACACGCAATCGGCGGAATGGCCGCTCAAATTCCTGTAAAAGATGATGAAGAAGCAAACAAAAAGGCTTTTGAAAAAGTAAAAAATGATAAGGAAAGAGAAGTGAAAAACGGTCATGACGGCACATGGGTGGCACACCCTGCATTAGTTGCTGTGGCTAAAGAAGTTTTTGACCAATATATGCCTTCCAGAAATCAGATTGATAAAAAATTTGAATATCATATTACAGAAAGCAATCTGCTGGAAATTCCCAAAGGTGATATTACCGAAAAAGGAGTCCGGAAAAATATCAATGTAGGAATTCTCTACCTTGAAAGCTGGCTGATGGGAACCGGTGCTGCCGCCATTTACAATCTGATGGAAGATGCGGCTACTGCAGAGATTTCAAGAACGCAGATCTGGCAATGGCTGAAGAACGAAGCTGTATTGAGTGATGATCGAACATTAACCCGAAGCATGATATTGCAGTGGGAAAAAGAAGAAATGGACAATATTGAAAAGTATGTAGGAGAAACCCGTTTCCAGAATGGAAAATTCAATCTTGCCAAAGAACTTTTCAATGAGTTGATTTTCTGTGAAAAGTTTGAAGAATTTCTAACCCTTAAAGCATATCCTTTTATCTAG
- a CDS encoding helix-turn-helix domain-containing protein: protein MNSESDFIKTVFGLKLKQQRQKRNWSLQDLAVKTGLSKSYLNEIENGKKYPKHDKIIQLSEALSCTFDDLVSTKLDKSLAPFNEILQSDFFKEVPLELFGINKNNLISIISDAPKKVTAFINALIEISQNYNLGKERFYFAVLRSFQELYDNYFPEIEEKVSLFTKENKLQAGKNLKSDILEKILGEKFGYKIQSEDFEIYGTLDNLRSLFIPEKKLLLLNQKLEKDQKTFILAKEIGFNVLELKNRPNTYSWLDFGSFEEILNNFYASYFAGALLISKQPVIEKASEFFQQNKWEPENFENLINSFTHSPETFYYRLTNILSAEMGIKDLFYLCLVKKKNSDKIQILKELHLNHQQAPHANATNEHYCRRWIAVKNLDHLKENETLTDAQISHYKDQGISYLVISTSQRNPFSDGSNRSYCLGILLNSQTIKKIGFIKSPSLKTINVGVTCESCSIADCEVRQAPPVRLEKEHFNMSMKSSVEKIRKRFEN from the coding sequence ATGAATTCAGAAAGCGACTTTATCAAAACAGTTTTCGGACTAAAACTGAAACAGCAGAGGCAGAAAAGAAACTGGTCTCTACAGGACCTTGCCGTAAAGACAGGATTATCAAAATCTTATCTTAATGAAATTGAGAATGGTAAAAAATATCCAAAGCATGACAAGATCATCCAGCTTTCTGAAGCGCTGAGCTGCACATTTGACGATCTGGTTTCTACCAAACTTGATAAAAGCCTGGCTCCTTTCAATGAAATTCTGCAATCTGATTTCTTTAAGGAAGTTCCGTTGGAACTATTCGGAATCAACAAAAATAATCTCATCAGTATCATCAGTGATGCCCCCAAAAAAGTAACTGCTTTTATCAATGCACTGATTGAAATTTCACAGAATTATAATCTTGGAAAAGAACGGTTTTATTTTGCCGTTTTAAGATCGTTTCAGGAATTATACGATAATTATTTCCCGGAAATTGAAGAAAAAGTAAGCTTATTCACGAAGGAAAACAAGTTACAGGCCGGGAAAAATTTAAAGTCTGACATTCTGGAAAAAATTCTTGGAGAAAAGTTTGGTTACAAGATTCAATCTGAAGATTTTGAAATATATGGCACTTTGGATAATCTGCGTTCACTTTTTATTCCTGAGAAAAAACTTTTACTGCTGAATCAAAAACTGGAAAAGGATCAGAAAACATTCATCCTCGCTAAGGAAATCGGTTTCAATGTGCTGGAATTAAAAAACCGTCCCAACACGTATTCATGGCTTGATTTCGGGAGTTTTGAAGAAATTCTGAATAATTTTTATGCGTCTTATTTTGCCGGAGCTTTATTAATTTCAAAACAACCTGTCATCGAAAAAGCCTCTGAATTTTTCCAGCAAAATAAATGGGAGCCGGAAAATTTTGAAAATCTCATTAACAGCTTCACTCATTCTCCTGAAACATTCTATTATCGGCTAACGAATATTCTTTCGGCTGAAATGGGTATTAAAGACCTGTTTTATTTATGCCTGGTAAAAAAGAAAAACTCTGATAAAATCCAGATTTTAAAGGAGCTTCATCTCAACCATCAGCAGGCTCCTCACGCCAATGCCACCAATGAGCATTACTGCAGAAGATGGATTGCTGTGAAAAATCTTGATCATTTAAAGGAAAATGAAACTTTAACTGACGCCCAGATTTCTCATTATAAAGACCAGGGAATAAGCTATCTGGTGATTTCCACTTCACAAAGAAATCCTTTTTCAGATGGAAGCAACAGAAGTTATTGTCTCGGCATTTTACTGAATTCCCAAACGATCAAAAAAATAGGTTTTATCAAATCTCCTTCTTTAAAAACCATCAATGTAGGGGTCACCTGTGAATCCTGCAGTATTGCTGACTGCGAAGTAAGACAAGCGCCGCCGGTAAGGCTGGAAAAGGAACATTTTAACATGAGTATGAAGAGTTCTGTGGAGAAAATCAGGAAGAGATTTGAGAATTAA
- a CDS encoding ComF family protein has translation MILDLLFPNRCLHCNRIIVSEILVCDLCFSQIHFTHYNYFENNPIKEKCSLFFPVENAFGLIRFEEEGLSRKIIHELKYRSREKTGKILANWTTERLDFQDDNPDLLVSVPLHPKKLKERGYNQLHLYTETLSKFYHIPFDHELIRRNHYSKAQALKDKKHRLETDNTFSITRPVTGKHILLIDDVFTTGNTVSSVAWEILNAGDNKVSVLVMAEDV, from the coding sequence ATGATATTAGATTTATTATTTCCTAACCGTTGCCTTCACTGCAACAGGATCATTGTTTCCGAGATTCTGGTTTGTGATCTTTGTTTCAGCCAGATTCATTTTACCCATTACAATTATTTTGAAAATAATCCGATTAAGGAAAAATGCAGTTTATTTTTTCCTGTTGAGAATGCATTTGGACTGATACGGTTCGAGGAAGAAGGCTTAAGTCGCAAGATTATTCATGAACTAAAATACAGAAGCCGTGAAAAAACAGGGAAAATTCTGGCAAACTGGACAACAGAGCGCCTGGATTTCCAAGACGACAATCCTGATCTTTTAGTAAGTGTACCGCTTCATCCAAAAAAACTGAAGGAACGTGGTTACAATCAGCTTCATTTATATACTGAAACTTTGTCTAAATTTTATCACATTCCTTTTGATCATGAATTAATCAGGAGAAATCATTACTCCAAAGCACAGGCTCTGAAAGACAAGAAGCACAGATTGGAAACAGACAATACTTTCTCCATCACCCGGCCTGTTACCGGAAAGCATATCCTTCTGATTGATGATGTTTTCACCACAGGCAATACAGTTTCATCGGTTGCATGGGAGATTCTAAATGCCGGAGACAATAAGGTAAGTGTTTTGGTGATGGCAGAGGATGTTTAA
- a CDS encoding alpha/beta fold hydrolase, which yields MPNLLLLHGALGHSDIFAPYLNVLSQYFTVHTPLFSGHGNSELPAEGISIEKYTQELSEYCEVNNLADVSIFGHSMGGYVALCYAMKNPENINSVMTLGTKFAWTEEQALKESKMLNPDVILEKIPQYARLLESQHGAKWKALLPAIAELMIDLGKNPPLENNFATINIPAQVMVGDKDNMVTIEESAHIYRSLPDAKLAVLPDTKHPMDKVRPDLLLNLMKDFWNLS from the coding sequence ATGCCAAATCTGCTTTTATTACACGGAGCCCTGGGACACAGCGATATTTTCGCGCCTTATCTGAACGTACTTTCTCAGTATTTTACAGTACATACCCCTCTATTTTCAGGTCATGGAAATAGCGAATTACCGGCAGAAGGTATCAGTATAGAAAAGTACACTCAGGAGCTTTCGGAGTATTGTGAAGTAAATAATCTGGCGGATGTATCCATTTTCGGGCATAGCATGGGAGGTTATGTGGCACTTTGCTATGCTATGAAAAATCCGGAAAATATAAATTCTGTTATGACTCTGGGAACTAAGTTTGCCTGGACTGAAGAGCAGGCTTTAAAAGAAAGCAAAATGCTTAATCCTGATGTCATTCTTGAGAAAATCCCTCAGTATGCCCGGCTTTTGGAATCACAACATGGAGCAAAATGGAAAGCACTTCTTCCGGCTATTGCTGAACTAATGATCGATCTGGGTAAAAATCCACCTCTGGAAAATAATTTTGCTACGATAAATATCCCGGCTCAGGTCATGGTGGGAGATAAAGACAATATGGTTACTATCGAGGAAAGCGCCCATATTTACCGAAGTCTTCCTGATGCAAAATTAGCCGTACTTCCGGATACCAAACATCCTATGGATAAAGTACGGCCTGATTTATTGTTAAACTTAATGAAAGATTTCTGGAATCTTTCTTAA
- the upp gene encoding uracil phosphoribosyltransferase, whose amino-acid sequence MLTILSQHFSLVNEWINELRNVNIQHDRMRFRRNMERIGEIAAFEISKGLEYREIEIQTPLDTIKSREIAVQPVITTILRAGVPLFEGILNYLDRADCGFVAAYRKHDANDYFSIKQDYLTCPSIENRPLIVADPMLATGASLIEAIKDLLTHGNPTQLHIVAAIASRQGVETIQNAYPEAQIWVGAIDEHLTSKGYITPGLGDAGDLSYGEKLQR is encoded by the coding sequence ATGCTTACTATTTTATCGCAACATTTTTCTCTTGTCAACGAATGGATCAACGAACTTAGAAACGTTAATATCCAGCATGACCGGATGAGATTCAGAAGGAATATGGAGAGAATTGGGGAGATTGCCGCTTTTGAAATCAGTAAAGGACTGGAGTATAGGGAAATTGAAATTCAAACTCCTTTAGATACAATAAAAAGCAGGGAAATTGCTGTACAGCCTGTTATTACAACTATTTTAAGAGCTGGTGTTCCGTTATTTGAAGGAATCCTTAACTACCTGGACAGAGCGGACTGTGGTTTTGTGGCAGCTTACAGAAAACATGATGCCAACGATTATTTCTCAATCAAGCAGGATTACCTTACTTGTCCGAGTATTGAAAACAGACCTTTGATCGTTGCAGATCCAATGCTGGCAACAGGCGCCTCTTTAATTGAAGCCATCAAAGATTTGCTGACTCACGGAAATCCAACCCAGCTTCACATTGTAGCCGCTATTGCTTCAAGGCAAGGTGTTGAGACCATTCAGAATGCCTATCCTGAGGCTCAGATCTGGGTAGGAGCTATTGATGAGCATTTAACTTCTAAAGGATATATCACTCCGGGACTGGGGGATGCTGGGGATTTGAGCTACGGAGAAAAACTTCAGCGATAA